The DNA sequence ATTTGGGGTTGGCGTGAGCTTTGGCCTCAGCGGCCTGCGCACGACCGGGGCGGCGCTCGCCGTCATCGGCCTTCTGTCGGCAGCCCTGTTCGCGGTTTCCATGGGGGCCGGAGCCGCGCTTTCCGGCGTCGTCAGGGTGGGCAGAGGTTTTGGGGGGCTTTTGCTCGTGGGACTGGGGCTCTACCAGTTGACGCGGCCGTGGCACCCCGAACTGGTGCGCCGCCCCCAGCGGGCCGATGCGGACCACTCCGGCCACATCGACGCGCATGAAGCGATGGCGCTGGGAATCGCCCTGGGGGTGGATTCGCTGGCAACGGGTTTAGGCGCCACCCTGGCAGGGTTCAGGTGGTGGGCCGTGCCGGTTGTGGCAGCAGGCCAGGTGGCTGCGGTCGCGTTAGGCCTCGTGGCGGGAATCTGGGCGCGGCGCTGGATGCATTCGACCCACACCCAGCGGCGACCCGTGGCAGGCGCCCTCCTTCTGGTGGGGCTCGGGCTGTTGCGGCTGCGCTAGCGGCAGCGGCGCGTTTGGCAAGCGCGGAAACAACTCACCGCCATACTGGCCGCCCGCGGTGCCCCAGACTAGGCGCGGACGAGGGAGGTGACGAGTCGGTGGCCCTGGGGCAGAAGCGAAACCGCCCGCTGGTGCTGGACGCGGCCCGCAACCTCAACGAGTTCAAGTACGAGGTTGCCAACGAGCTGGGGATCCAGGTTCCCCAGAGCGACTACTGGGGCGACATGCCGTCGCGCGTGACGGGTGCGGTTGGCGGGCACATGGTGCGCCGGATGATCGCCGCGGCCGAGCAGGCGCTGATCGAGCAGGCGGCGGCCGGCGTCAAGGCCGGGTTCCAACAGGCTCTGCAGGTTCCCAACCCTCTGAACGTCCAGAATCCGGCGCAGCCGGCCCAGCAGAAGACCCGCTGAGGTCGCGCCCGGTCGGCACCTCACAGGCCTGCTCAGGCGCGCAGGTCCCCGCCGGGAGAG is a window from the Bacillota bacterium genome containing:
- a CDS encoding alpha/beta-type small acid-soluble spore protein, which produces MALGQKRNRPLVLDAARNLNEFKYEVANELGIQVPQSDYWGDMPSRVTGAVGGHMVRRMIAAAEQALIEQAAAGVKAGFQQALQVPNPLNVQNPAQPAQQKTR